A single region of the Planctomycetota bacterium genome encodes:
- a CDS encoding cation transporter, producing the protein MSKSNIKERCIRCEQKVPWVILSINLGVFLIEGVFALISNCRSLTADAIESFATLIIALIVLYSLKISKKENDEKHPYGYGKIEFLASGVIYSLLLMGISVFIYASIKEMITPGFMEPPCLIAVFPVLIAIAGNYIVFKYCRCAGEKLHSPVILANSMINKTDIMTSCLVLVAVIGSNLGWVSLDHIIAVIISLLIVKTAVEGMIKSARGLIDYSPKEAILQIRDIINRVPGVKEIKDIKTRLVGRKIWVDLDLGVPGNCILGEGLKISEKLKYMLKEKMSNIVDVTIRLSPVTEE; encoded by the coding sequence ATGAGTAAATCAAATATAAAAGAACGTTGCATCAGATGCGAACAGAAAGTGCCCTGGGTAATTCTTTCTATTAACCTTGGCGTATTCCTGATAGAAGGGGTTTTTGCCCTTATCAGCAATTGCCGTTCGCTCACGGCTGATGCCATTGAGTCTTTTGCGACTTTGATTATTGCCTTAATCGTTCTGTATAGCCTTAAAATTTCAAAGAAAGAAAATGATGAGAAACATCCTTACGGGTATGGTAAAATAGAATTTCTCGCTTCAGGTGTAATATATTCATTGCTATTAATGGGGATATCGGTGTTTATTTATGCCTCAATCAAGGAAATGATAACACCCGGCTTTATGGAGCCGCCTTGTCTTATTGCGGTTTTCCCTGTCTTGATTGCTATTGCGGGTAATTATATTGTATTCAAATATTGCCGTTGCGCAGGGGAGAAACTTCATAGTCCGGTTATTTTAGCTAATTCCATGATTAATAAAACGGATATAATGACTTCTTGCCTGGTTCTCGTGGCGGTTATCGGGTCTAACCTCGGATGGGTTAGCCTGGACCATATTATTGCCGTTATCATCAGCCTTCTGATTGTCAAGACGGCCGTTGAGGGGATGATTAAATCCGCAAGAGGGCTAATAGATTATTCTCCCAAAGAAGCCATTTTACAAATAAGGGATATAATCAATCGGGTTCCGGGAGTAAAGGAAATTAAGGATATAAAAACGAGATTAGTCGGCAGAAAGATTTGGGTTGATTTGGATCTGGGTGTCCCCGGAAATTGTATCTTGGGCGAGGGGTTGAAGATTAGCGAAAAACTGAAATATATGTTAAAAGAGAAGATGAGTAACATTGTAGATGTTACGATACGTCTGTCTCCGGTAACGGAGGAATAA
- a CDS encoding PDZ domain-containing protein: protein MYWNDELKNEGKMSSAVLSNAGGALSDEDCFAEKSKGWIYVLAFVIIGVLLFGIINLFNNPTCPIAQLNTMAQPVALNPCPYCTGGLLDSQGRCNIPDCKIFSPNWGQASNTITSAPVPKVVPKPVLIKQVAMEVAPSAVGQGVVVHSVYGGSWAQKAGLEPYDLIINFNGQKVKDIEQFQALVAKAKAESAVKIAFVRDNKKYESNITIGEGEMEGAIKPVVPLKVQ, encoded by the coding sequence ATGTATTGGAATGATGAGCTTAAAAACGAGGGTAAAATGTCGTCTGCGGTACTTAGTAATGCAGGAGGTGCCCTGTCGGATGAGGATTGCTTTGCCGAAAAGTCGAAAGGTTGGATTTATGTGCTGGCATTTGTCATTATCGGAGTTCTGCTTTTCGGGATAATTAACCTTTTTAATAATCCTACTTGTCCGATAGCGCAACTTAATACCATGGCACAGCCGGTCGCGTTGAATCCCTGCCCATATTGTACCGGGGGACTGCTTGATAGTCAAGGGCGGTGTAATATCCCGGACTGCAAGATTTTTAGCCCTAATTGGGGACAGGCATCAAACACTATTACTTCAGCTCCGGTTCCCAAGGTAGTGCCTAAACCGGTTTTGATTAAACAGGTGGCAATGGAAGTGGCCCCATCCGCTGTCGGTCAAGGGGTGGTGGTTCATTCGGTCTATGGCGGGAGCTGGGCTCAAAAGGCGGGGCTTGAGCCGTATGACCTTATTATTAATTTTAACGGGCAGAAAGTAAAAGACATCGAACAGTTTCAGGCTTTGGTCGCCAAGGCAAAAGCTGAATCAGCGGTTAAAATTGCGTTCGTGCGTGATAATAAAAAATATGAATCAAATATTACCATTGGAGAAGGAGAAATGGAAGGAGCAATCAAACCGGTTGTTCCCCTTAAAGTGCAATAA
- a CDS encoding cation transporter, with translation MCSNKYLWVGLGNSIVLVVLKGTVGLLSNSRALIMSAFYSIHDVIAAITIITGLKIANAPKDEEHPYGHGKVEDIISVFTSLLIMGGVIFLLIDIIRIVYAGEHSTPHWAVFGTALIAVFANEIIHRYNICAFKRLNSPAVLTGAKHHRADAISSLAVVIAVLGGKLGFHFLDSVVAIFEAGHLIILSGEILYHSSAELMDRSLDQKIISVIRRVVSGIVGEDTIKNIKTRQIGRLWWIDLSLALPDNITITEADNIKHEIEYTLKRDVKHLEHVNVIYE, from the coding sequence GTGTGTTCCAATAAATACTTGTGGGTAGGGCTCGGCAATAGTATTGTCCTGGTGGTTTTGAAAGGCACTGTTGGTTTATTAAGCAATAGCCGTGCATTGATTATGAGTGCCTTTTATTCTATCCATGATGTTATCGCTGCCATTACCATTATTACCGGGTTAAAGATAGCCAATGCACCTAAAGATGAAGAGCATCCTTATGGCCATGGTAAGGTGGAAGATATTATCTCGGTATTTACCAGTCTTCTGATCATGGGCGGTGTTATTTTCCTTTTGATTGATATCATCAGGATTGTTTATGCCGGAGAACATTCTACTCCTCATTGGGCGGTTTTCGGCACGGCGCTTATTGCCGTTTTTGCCAATGAAATTATCCACCGGTATAATATCTGTGCTTTTAAACGGTTGAACAGCCCTGCGGTTTTAACCGGCGCCAAGCACCACCGGGCGGATGCTATCTCGTCCCTCGCCGTTGTTATTGCGGTTTTGGGCGGTAAATTGGGATTCCATTTCTTGGATTCTGTTGTAGCTATATTCGAAGCAGGGCACCTAATAATCTTGAGCGGTGAAATACTTTACCATTCAAGCGCAGAGTTAATGGATCGTTCTCTGGACCAAAAGATAATTTCTGTCATACGACGGGTTGTTTCCGGTATTGTCGGCGAGGATACAATTAAAAATATAAAGACCAGGCAAATTGGGCGGCTTTGGTGGATTGATTTATCCCTTGCTTTGCCTGATAATATTACCATTACCGAGGCAGATAATATTAAGCATGAAATCGAATATACTCTCAAAAGGGATGTTAAGCATTTAGAACACGTTAATGTAATATATGAGTAA
- a CDS encoding exodeoxyribonuclease VII large subunit — protein sequence MQNTQLKTQAKPEKDTSPKVIELLKRIKSFQGEELADIQVSGKVSKLEQTDSGHRYFMLGEGKEQIKCVLFADKARNLNLKMKNGWQMSVSGSVVIDKKANSGQIIADNVEIIGMSGMQMAITQLKDRLHEEKPLESSHETPITPVPKAQASGGVPLPVSAPGINKNRTQEEEDDAVRDEKLGVARLSIISNTVLIIGKLAVGLFTGSVSVVSEGIHSGMDLLAAIIAYFSVRAAAVPPDKEHKFGHGKIENISGYIEATLIFFASALIIHEAIDKLINGTPVEFLGLGIFIMGVSIVLNWIVSKKLMAVAKKYHSAALEADAMHLTTDIYTSLGVLVGLVLVQLTGVEIIDPIVAILVALLIVHAAYELTKRSLRDLCDARLTDQEEAVIRGVLDEHREQYVDYHQLRTRRAGNTCFIDLHVVVKKESYIDEGHKLSKHLERDLAEAFPSTEILIQVEPCDEKCTLCPKKKDCQPG from the coding sequence ATGCAAAACACCCAATTAAAAACACAAGCAAAACCGGAAAAAGATACGTCCCCTAAAGTTATAGAATTACTGAAGCGTATAAAATCATTCCAGGGCGAAGAGCTTGCCGATATTCAGGTTTCCGGTAAAGTTTCTAAGTTGGAACAGACCGATTCCGGGCATAGATATTTTATGCTTGGTGAGGGAAAAGAGCAAATTAAGTGTGTCCTTTTTGCGGATAAGGCGCGGAATCTTAATCTAAAGATGAAAAACGGATGGCAGATGTCCGTTTCCGGCAGTGTGGTGATAGATAAAAAAGCCAACAGCGGCCAAATCATTGCGGATAACGTCGAGATTATCGGGATGAGCGGTATGCAAATGGCGATAACGCAGCTTAAAGACCGTCTCCATGAAGAAAAACCATTGGAATCATCGCATGAAACGCCCATAACGCCGGTGCCCAAAGCGCAGGCAAGCGGCGGCGTTCCGCTTCCGGTTAGCGCGCCTGGGATTAATAAAAACAGGACTCAGGAAGAAGAGGATGATGCCGTCCGTGATGAGAAACTAGGGGTTGCCCGTTTGTCCATCATATCCAATACCGTTCTTATTATCGGAAAATTAGCCGTAGGTCTTTTCACCGGTTCGGTTAGTGTTGTGTCCGAAGGCATCCATTCCGGCATGGATTTATTGGCTGCGATTATCGCCTATTTCTCGGTTCGCGCCGCCGCCGTGCCACCGGATAAGGAGCACAAATTCGGGCATGGCAAGATAGAAAATATCTCCGGTTATATTGAAGCCACTTTGATATTCTTTGCCAGTGCTTTGATTATCCATGAGGCTATTGATAAATTAATCAATGGGACACCTGTCGAATTCCTTGGTTTGGGTATTTTTATTATGGGAGTATCCATCGTATTAAACTGGATTGTCTCTAAGAAACTTATGGCTGTTGCAAAGAAATATCATTCCGCAGCATTGGAGGCCGATGCTATGCATCTTACCACGGATATATATACTTCATTAGGTGTATTGGTCGGATTGGTGTTAGTGCAATTAACCGGCGTAGAGATTATTGACCCGATCGTCGCCATACTGGTCGCTTTGTTAATCGTCCATGCGGCTTATGAACTGACCAAGCGGTCTTTGCGCGATTTGTGCGATGCCAGGCTGACCGACCAGGAAGAAGCTGTAATCAGGGGTGTTTTAGATGAACATCGCGAGCAATATGTAGATTATCACCAATTGCGCACCAGAAGAGCCGGAAATACCTGCTTTATTGATTTACATGTGGTTGTGAAAAAGGAAAGTTATATTGATGAAGGGCATAAACTAAGCAAGCACTTGGAACGTGATTTGGCAGAGGCATTCCCCAGCACCGAAATATTAATTCAGGTGGAGCCCTGTGATGAAAAGTGCACGCTCTGCCCGAAGAAAAAAGATTGCCAACCCGGCTAA
- a CDS encoding DUF4340 domain-containing protein: MLKKIIVPLIVLIILIILALVLKGPSTYKSGEPGEAITNFAPGEAMRIELSQGGKQISLLRNEGKWLAASSFNYPVKEAKVQELLDKTKNLKRSDAVSKNPEKHSLFQVDAAQGKLLKILDKSNNTLADIYIGKNGTDYQSTYIRPHNADEVLTVDENISRLIAVDDKTWLELSLVKCEQKDIAKITLKSHADNSAITLKQAESGDWSVIAPKTFPCDKNAANEITQVISNLELESVAPVTALAAYGLEPPQRMVIVQKKDNSAETLLVGSPAPSGDYYAKLSSSNFSVIVRKAIIEKLAKRLEDFIDKTLAKFETANVTELTIKYLDTELVISKTETGNWILLEPVQSEPITAQNDTVNFIINTFSNLRANVATAETDLSATGLVSPQFQITGALKDGTKQTLLIGNKKDDQAYYVKKSDSETIYLLSKHYAENLMKKPEDFKAKPPEPPKDDQPKPPEENK; the protein is encoded by the coding sequence ATGCTTAAGAAAATAATTGTTCCGCTGATAGTGCTCATCATCCTGATTATCTTAGCGCTGGTGCTTAAAGGGCCATCAACCTATAAATCAGGCGAACCCGGCGAGGCGATTACGAACTTTGCGCCGGGTGAGGCAATGCGGATTGAATTATCCCAGGGCGGCAAACAAATTTCCCTGTTAAGGAATGAAGGAAAATGGCTGGCGGCTTCCTCCTTCAATTACCCCGTCAAAGAAGCTAAGGTGCAGGAACTGCTTGATAAAACTAAAAATCTCAAGCGCTCAGATGCCGTCTCCAAGAACCCGGAAAAGCACAGCCTCTTCCAGGTTGACGCCGCACAGGGAAAGTTATTGAAAATATTAGATAAAAGCAATAATACACTCGCGGATATTTATATCGGCAAAAACGGGACGGATTACCAGAGCACGTATATCAGGCCCCATAACGCCGATGAAGTCCTCACCGTAGATGAAAACATCTCAAGGTTGATTGCGGTTGATGACAAAACATGGCTGGAACTCTCCCTCGTTAAATGCGAGCAAAAGGATATTGCCAAAATAACCCTTAAATCTCATGCGGATAACAGCGCCATCACCCTGAAACAGGCGGAAAGCGGCGACTGGTCGGTTATCGCCCCCAAAACTTTCCCCTGCGATAAAAACGCGGCAAATGAAATAACCCAGGTCATTTCAAACCTGGAATTGGAATCTGTTGCCCCTGTCACCGCGCTCGCCGCCTACGGACTGGAACCGCCCCAACGAATGGTTATTGTGCAGAAGAAAGATAATTCCGCTGAAACGCTTCTGGTCGGCAGTCCCGCTCCTTCCGGAGATTACTATGCCAAACTATCATCCTCGAACTTCTCCGTCATCGTGCGTAAGGCGATTATCGAAAAACTGGCAAAGAGATTAGAAGATTTTATAGATAAAACACTCGCCAAATTCGAAACGGCAAATGTAACAGAACTAACCATAAAGTATTTAGATACTGAACTGGTTATCAGCAAAACGGAAACAGGCAATTGGATATTATTGGAGCCAGTTCAGAGTGAACCGATTACCGCCCAGAACGATACGGTCAACTTCATCATTAATACCTTTTCCAATCTCAGGGCGAATGTCGCCACGGCGGAAACCGACCTGTCTGCAACCGGATTGGTAAGCCCCCAGTTCCAGATAACTGGCGCCCTTAAAGACGGCACTAAGCAAACCCTGCTAATCGGTAACAAGAAAGATGACCAGGCATATTATGTTAAGAAAAGTGATTCGGAAACGATATATCTTTTAAGCAAGCACTATGCGGAAAACCTGATGAAAAAGCCTGAAGATTTTAAAGCCAAACCTCCCGAACCGCCAAAAGATGACCAACCCAAGCCACCCGAAGAGAACAAATAA
- a CDS encoding ABC transporter permease — protein sequence MKKNNHKSLFLKIGFLALVMVIWEALSLMHIWDDFIFPSPVNVIKDLVAGIGEGTYITAILISMKRIAIGFGLAMAGGVGLGLLLGRSKLAEDTIGTLVLGLQTLPSICWLPLALLWFGLNEKAIIFIIIIGSMLSISIATMSGIKNIHPLYLRAAQTFGAKGYKLYSKVIIPASIPSIITGLKQGWSFAWRSLMAGELLYISLGLGHILMMGRELNDINQVVSAMLIIMLIAMVIDRLIFSRLETMVYKRWGLAN from the coding sequence ATGAAAAAGAATAACCATAAGTCGTTGTTCCTGAAAATAGGATTTCTGGCTCTGGTCATGGTAATATGGGAAGCATTGTCCCTGATGCATATTTGGGATGATTTTATTTTCCCATCGCCTGTTAACGTTATCAAAGACCTTGTTGCCGGAATAGGAGAAGGGACTTATATTACGGCTATTTTAATAAGTATGAAACGTATTGCCATCGGGTTTGGTTTGGCTATGGCGGGTGGTGTTGGTTTGGGCTTATTATTAGGAAGGTCTAAATTAGCTGAAGATACTATCGGAACTCTTGTTCTGGGTTTGCAAACATTGCCGAGTATTTGTTGGTTGCCGCTGGCTTTGCTTTGGTTTGGTTTGAATGAAAAGGCGATAATTTTTATCATTATTATCGGTTCGATGCTTTCCATAAGCATTGCGACCATGTCCGGGATTAAAAATATACATCCTCTGTATCTCAGGGCGGCCCAAACATTCGGTGCTAAAGGATATAAATTGTATTCTAAAGTTATCATTCCTGCGTCAATTCCATCCATTATTACCGGATTGAAGCAGGGATGGTCATTTGCCTGGCGTTCATTAATGGCTGGGGAATTGCTTTATATCAGCCTGGGGCTGGGACATATCCTGATGATGGGCAGGGAATTAAATGATATCAACCAGGTCGTCTCGGCAATGCTTATCATTATGTTGATTGCCATGGTGATTGACCGGTTAATCTTTAGCCGTCTTGAAACCATGGTTTATAAAAGATGGGGTTTAGCAAATTAG
- a CDS encoding ABC transporter ATP-binding protein, whose protein sequence is MSLIRLENVTKGYQSESNGLIIALKDINLEIEAGEFICVVGPSGCGKSTILNMIAGFDYPTEGRICFNDDLITGPGPERIMVFQEHALMPWLNIRRNIEFGLTMNGKTQDERNKIVDDLLKITHLERFANSWVHELSGGMKQKTALARALAPNPKILLMDEPFAALDAQTRRMMQDELLNMWSLANKTILFITHNVNEAVTLADRVVVLTKRPGRIKKIIPVRLMRPRDRTGFDFNTIRQEVYGELEVEVTQAYANALS, encoded by the coding sequence ATGAGTTTGATACGTTTGGAAAACGTGACCAAGGGGTATCAATCCGAGAGTAACGGCTTGATTATTGCCTTGAAAGATATCAACCTGGAGATTGAAGCAGGTGAATTCATCTGTGTAGTTGGCCCCTCCGGTTGTGGAAAATCGACCATCCTTAATATGATTGCAGGGTTTGATTATCCGACCGAAGGCAGGATTTGTTTCAATGATGACCTTATCACCGGGCCGGGCCCGGAACGGATTATGGTTTTCCAGGAACATGCTTTGATGCCCTGGCTTAATATCAGGCGTAATATTGAATTCGGTTTGACCATGAACGGTAAAACCCAGGATGAGCGCAATAAAATTGTTGATGATTTGCTGAAGATTACCCACTTAGAAAGGTTTGCCAATTCATGGGTGCATGAATTATCAGGCGGGATGAAGCAAAAAACCGCTTTAGCGCGCGCCCTGGCGCCGAACCCGAAAATATTGCTGATGGATGAGCCGTTTGCAGCTCTGGATGCGCAAACCCGGCGCATGATGCAGGATGAATTATTGAATATGTGGTCACTGGCTAATAAAACCATTCTTTTCATTACGCATAATGTGAATGAAGCCGTGACGCTGGCAGACCGGGTGGTCGTTTTGACCAAGCGTCCCGGAAGGATAAAGAAAATTATTCCGGTTCGCCTTATGCGTCCCCGTGACCGGACGGGTTTTGATTTTAATACAATCCGACAGGAAGTTTACGGAGAATTGGAAGTGGAAGTGACACAGGCATATGCAAATGCTTTGTCGTAA
- a CDS encoding AAA family ATPase: protein MSKIFGKWKDFFKDYISTDKKGGGSSLISHVIKSLRQKKRHNKDTQSLALGVLIASGAATARALYAKPSVKSTFESTVDKLFTGRWEEYKSLGTVKRYADLIAELLKSNNVVPERLAVDGLPGSGKSTLARALAERLDFQWKSLDGMNLNKPIDFSESKAVYEHHRLLRTHEPDNFDAIIYIDEPVEMAKARVVKRKRMAIVVDIWDFDKLKQIGDKAFAICNGAVHAIPNSNIKIKIKPRGGFGAYENIASELFILGINSEGLSKEQLLFLSIDGKARQGLNAYINTSAYNQELLAGLTAGLRELFQPGKDD, encoded by the coding sequence ATGTCTAAGATTTTTGGCAAATGGAAAGACTTTTTCAAAGATTACATTTCCACCGACAAAAAGGGAGGTGGCTCCTCTTTGATTAGCCATGTAATAAAAAGCCTGAGGCAAAAAAAGAGGCATAATAAGGATACGCAAAGCTTGGCGTTAGGCGTCCTTATCGCTTCCGGCGCGGCGACGGCACGTGCTCTTTATGCTAAGCCAAGTGTTAAATCTACATTTGAGTCCACCGTGGATAAATTATTTACCGGCAGGTGGGAAGAATATAAATCTTTGGGGACGGTTAAACGCTATGCCGATTTGATTGCTGAACTGTTAAAATCCAACAATGTTGTTCCTGAAAGGTTGGCTGTGGATGGCTTGCCCGGAAGCGGCAAAAGCACATTGGCGCGTGCGCTTGCCGAAAGACTCGATTTCCAATGGAAATCCTTGGATGGCATGAACCTGAATAAACCCATCGATTTCAGCGAAAGCAAAGCGGTTTATGAGCACCACCGGTTGTTAAGAACCCATGAACCGGATAATTTCGACGCCATTATATATATTGACGAGCCGGTCGAAATGGCTAAAGCCAGGGTGGTAAAAAGAAAAAGAATGGCGATTGTCGTGGATATCTGGGATTTTGATAAATTAAAACAGATAGGCGATAAAGCCTTTGCGATTTGCAATGGGGCGGTTCATGCCATCCCAAATAGTAATATCAAGATCAAAATAAAACCCCGCGGCGGTTTTGGAGCATATGAGAATATCGCCTCCGAATTATTTATCTTGGGAATTAATTCGGAAGGTTTATCTAAGGAGCAATTATTGTTTTTATCCATAGATGGCAAGGCAAGGCAGGGGCTTAATGCTTATATTAACACCAGCGCATATAATCAAGAGTTGCTTGCTGGGTTGACGGCAGGGCTTCGTGAATTATTCCAACCGGGAAAAGATGATTAG
- the gcvPA gene encoding aminomethyl-transferring glycine dehydrogenase subunit GcvPA: MPYIPHSQDEINEMLQAIGVKSIGDLFQSIPADLRLKKLLNLPPAMSELELTRHMKTLADKNIGADKYISFLGAGCYNHFIPAVVNHLAGRSEFYTSYTPYQPEASQGNLTAFFEYQTMICELTGMEVANASVYDASTGLAEAILMSLSSTNKKKVVISNTVHPEYREVLKTYLKDIDSQIVEVGYGKNGQTDLAALEEAITPDTSCVAIQSPNFFGIIEECEEISALAHKNNALLVAIVKPISLGILKAPGEYDADIVVGEGQSLGNEMYFGGPFLGIFAAKMKYVRKMPGRLVGETKDHDGKRGFVLTLSTREQHIRREKATSNICSNEALLALRAGIYLASVGKKGIKDVATLCAHKAHYAAEKIGTEKGYKPVFEGPFFNEFAMKCPIKPAELNKKLIKQGIIGGLDLGRFYPELKGSILFCATEVNTKFDIDRLAEAIKA; this comes from the coding sequence ATGCCATACATCCCGCATTCACAGGACGAAATCAACGAAATGCTCCAGGCTATCGGTGTTAAATCAATCGGCGATTTGTTCCAATCCATCCCGGCGGATTTGCGCCTGAAAAAACTCCTCAATCTCCCTCCGGCAATGTCCGAGCTTGAACTCACCCGCCATATGAAAACCCTCGCGGATAAAAACATTGGGGCGGATAAATATATCTCCTTCCTCGGCGCGGGCTGTTATAATCATTTTATCCCGGCGGTTGTCAACCATCTGGCCGGCCGGAGCGAATTCTACACCTCTTATACGCCTTACCAGCCGGAAGCCAGCCAGGGAAACCTAACCGCCTTCTTCGAATACCAGACCATGATTTGCGAGCTGACCGGAATGGAAGTGGCAAACGCTTCCGTCTACGACGCCTCAACCGGACTGGCGGAAGCGATTCTGATGTCTTTATCCTCCACCAATAAAAAGAAGGTGGTTATCTCAAATACCGTTCACCCTGAATACCGTGAAGTCCTTAAAACCTATCTCAAGGATATTGATTCGCAAATCGTCGAGGTCGGCTACGGCAAAAACGGCCAGACGGATTTAGCCGCCCTGGAAGAAGCAATTACCCCGGATACTTCCTGCGTGGCAATCCAGAGCCCGAACTTCTTCGGCATCATCGAAGAATGCGAGGAAATTTCCGCACTCGCCCATAAAAACAACGCACTCCTTGTCGCCATTGTCAAACCGATTTCTTTGGGAATCCTCAAAGCCCCCGGCGAATACGATGCGGATATCGTCGTCGGAGAAGGCCAGTCTTTGGGAAACGAAATGTATTTCGGCGGGCCGTTTTTGGGAATCTTCGCCGCCAAGATGAAATACGTCCGCAAGATGCCCGGCAGACTGGTCGGGGAAACCAAAGACCACGACGGCAAACGCGGATTCGTCCTGACCCTTTCCACCCGCGAGCAGCACATAAGAAGGGAAAAAGCCACTTCCAATATCTGCTCCAACGAAGCGCTCCTGGCGTTGCGCGCCGGAATATATCTGGCCAGCGTCGGCAAAAAAGGAATCAAGGACGTAGCCACTCTCTGTGCCCATAAAGCCCATTACGCCGCGGAAAAAATAGGCACGGAAAAAGGATATAAACCGGTCTTTGAAGGCCCTTTCTTTAACGAGTTCGCCATGAAATGCCCGATAAAACCGGCCGAACTTAATAAGAAGCTTATAAAACAAGGCATTATCGGAGGGCTAGATTTAGGCAGGTTCTATCCGGAACTTAAAGGTTCGATTCTTTTCTGCGCGACTGAGGTCAATACCAAATTCGATATCGACCGGTTAGCAGAAGCGATTAAAGCATAG
- a CDS encoding FAD:protein FMN transferase, whose protein sequence is MLSKHSVFFCLFLIVAFGCSKAEKIKYQKDRLLLSTQISITVFAEDENKAAKVTNAAFQKISELEVLLNKHNNNSDIARLNQSSPQKSKVNPITFDIINKSVGFGNISRGAFDITVEPILRLWREAENKNALPSSDELKATINLTGYGNIILDPKSLEVGFSKQGMSIDIGGIAKGYIVGEAIKVLKSEGVSNGLIVAGGDLYALGNNPEKGADWLIGIRNPLKPEENLKYIGITDKAVATSGHYMRFYTVQGKKYSHIIDPRNGWPVEEKLASVTVIASDGTAADALATMICVLGPEEGLKLAKSIPDAEVFIITSDGEKLTFLQTEGFAKFLKQN, encoded by the coding sequence ATGCTGTCTAAACACTCTGTTTTTTTCTGTCTGTTTTTAATAGTTGCTTTCGGGTGCTCAAAAGCTGAAAAGATTAAATATCAAAAAGACAGGCTTTTATTAAGCACACAAATTTCTATTACGGTGTTTGCCGAGGATGAAAATAAAGCTGCTAAGGTAACGAACGCGGCTTTCCAAAAAATATCAGAATTAGAAGTGCTTTTAAACAAACACAATAACAACAGCGATATTGCACGTTTGAACCAATCCTCCCCCCAAAAATCCAAAGTTAATCCGATAACTTTCGATATAATAAATAAATCTGTTGGATTCGGGAATATTTCGCGCGGCGCTTTTGATATTACGGTTGAACCGATTTTAAGACTGTGGCGCGAAGCGGAAAACAAAAACGCCCTGCCATCATCAGACGAACTAAAAGCAACGATAAATCTTACCGGCTATGGTAATATTATTCTCGACCCCAAATCCCTTGAGGTTGGGTTTTCCAAACAGGGAATGAGCATTGATATCGGAGGAATTGCCAAAGGGTACATCGTGGGAGAAGCTATCAAGGTATTGAAATCCGAAGGTGTTTCCAACGGACTAATTGTCGCCGGAGGCGATTTATATGCGCTCGGTAATAACCCGGAAAAAGGTGCTGATTGGCTGATAGGCATAAGAAACCCTTTAAAACCTGAAGAAAACCTGAAGTATATAGGAATCACTGATAAAGCTGTCGCAACTTCGGGGCATTATATGAGATTCTACACGGTCCAGGGAAAGAAATATTCCCATATCATCGATCCACGAAACGGATGGCCGGTAGAGGAAAAGTTGGCGAGCGTAACGGTTATCGCATCGGATGGAACCGCCGCCGACGCCCTGGCAACCATGATATGCGTTTTGGGGCCTGAAGAAGGATTGAAATTGGCAAAATCAATCCCAGACGCGGAGGTTTTTATCATAACCAGCGACGGAGAGAAATTAACTTTTCTCCAAACCGAAGGATTCGCTAAATTCTTAAAACAGAATTAG